From Seriola aureovittata isolate HTS-2021-v1 ecotype China chromosome 16, ASM2101889v1, whole genome shotgun sequence, one genomic window encodes:
- the LOC130184370 gene encoding gastrula zinc finger protein XlCGF57.1-like isoform X2 — protein sequence MLAGSSPAGTERSSSTAGQNVQQLSKEEQQEWSSSLDQEDQEDPEPPHIKEEQEELWTSQEGEQLQGLEEADITKFTFTPVPVKSEDDDDDDDDDEEKAQSSQLHQSQTEENREAEPPASSSTEHMETEADGEDGGGPGPDRNSDPDRHLQPVSEDKTSDSSETDVSDNDWTKTRGPQSGLNSMKNIVHNTDKGSYICSECGKTFGLKTNLKRHMKCHTGEKPFSCSFCDKSFNRREHLIAHMRCHSGEKPFSCSVCNTSFSHGWSLDKHMRVHTGEKPFCCSFCSKSFRQRSDLVAHFRIHTGEKPFSCSECNTSFTQRHTLVQHMRIHTGVKPFVCSVCGKRFSRKGHLTRHMTAHTGEKPFNCGVCDKGFTWQSQFKRHECSGESSSSK from the exons atgttagctgGAAGCAGCCCGGCGGGGACGgagcgcagcagcagcacagctggtcaga ACGTCCAGCAGCTGAGtaaagaggagcagcaggagtggagctccagtctggaccaggaggaccaggaggacccagaGCCCCCACACattaaagaggaacaggaggaactctggaccagtcaggagggagagcagcttcaAGGACTGGAGGAGGCTGATATCACCAAGTTCACATTCACTCCTGTCCCTGTGAagagtgaagatgatgatgatgatgatgatgatgatgaagagaaagCTCAGTCCTCACAGCTTCATCAGAGTCAGACTGAGGAGAATAGAGAGGCAGAGCCTCCAGCCAGCAGCTCAACTGAACACATGGAGACAGAAGCTGATGGAGAGGACGGTggaggaccaggaccagacagGAACTCAGATCCAGACAGACATTTACAACCTGTTAGTGAAGACAAAACTTCAGACTCTTCTGAGACTGATGTCAGTGACAATGATTGGACCAAGACCAGAGGACCTCAGTCTGGTTTAAACTCTATGAAGAATATTGTACATAATACTGACAAGGGATCATATATTTGCTCAGAGTGTGGTAAAACATTTGGCCTAAAGACAAATCTGAAAAGACACATGAAATGtcacacaggagaaaaaccattCAGCTGCTCATTCTGTGATAAAAGTTTCAATCGGAGAGAACACTTGATTGCTCACATGAGGTGTCATTCAGGAGAAAAACCTTTCAGCTGTTCTGTTTGTAACACAAGTTTTAGTCATGGCTGGTCTTTGGATAAGCACATGAGAGTCCACACCGGAGAGAAACCATTTTGTTGTTCATTTTGCAGTAAAAGCTTCAGGCAGCGCTCAGACTTGGTGGCACATTTTAGAATtcacacaggagaaaaaccttTTTCCTGCTCAGAGTGTAACACCAGCTTCACTCAGCGTCACACTTTGGTTCAGCACATGAGGATCCATACTGGGGTGAAACCTTTTGTTTGCTCAGTTTGCGGAAAGAGATTCTCACGAAAGGGACATCTAACAAGACACATGACGGCTCACACTGGGGAGAAACCATTCAACTGCGGTGTTTGTGACAAAGGATTCACATGGCAGTCACAGTTTAAAAGACATGAGTGTAgtggagagagcagcagcagtaaatga
- the LOC130184370 gene encoding gastrula zinc finger protein XlCGF57.1-like isoform X3 has translation MLAGSSPAGTERSSSTADVQQLSKEEQQEWSSSLDQEDQEDPEPPHIKEEQEELWTSQEGEQLQGLEEADITKFTFTPVPVKSEDDDDDDDDDEEKAQSSQLHQSQTEENREAEPPASSSTEHMETEADGEDGGGPGPDRNSDPDRHLQPVSEDKTSDSSETDVSDNDWTKTRGPQSGLNSMKNIVHNTDKGSYICSECGKTFGLKTNLKRHMKCHTGEKPFSCSFCDKSFNRREHLIAHMRCHSGEKPFSCSVCNTSFSHGWSLDKHMRVHTGEKPFCCSFCSKSFRQRSDLVAHFRIHTGEKPFSCSECNTSFTQRHTLVQHMRIHTGVKPFVCSVCGKRFSRKGHLTRHMTAHTGEKPFNCGVCDKGFTWQSQFKRHECSGESSSSK, from the exons atgttagctgGAAGCAGCCCGGCGGGGACGgagcgcagcagcagcacagctg ACGTCCAGCAGCTGAGtaaagaggagcagcaggagtggagctccagtctggaccaggaggaccaggaggacccagaGCCCCCACACattaaagaggaacaggaggaactctggaccagtcaggagggagagcagcttcaAGGACTGGAGGAGGCTGATATCACCAAGTTCACATTCACTCCTGTCCCTGTGAagagtgaagatgatgatgatgatgatgatgatgatgaagagaaagCTCAGTCCTCACAGCTTCATCAGAGTCAGACTGAGGAGAATAGAGAGGCAGAGCCTCCAGCCAGCAGCTCAACTGAACACATGGAGACAGAAGCTGATGGAGAGGACGGTggaggaccaggaccagacagGAACTCAGATCCAGACAGACATTTACAACCTGTTAGTGAAGACAAAACTTCAGACTCTTCTGAGACTGATGTCAGTGACAATGATTGGACCAAGACCAGAGGACCTCAGTCTGGTTTAAACTCTATGAAGAATATTGTACATAATACTGACAAGGGATCATATATTTGCTCAGAGTGTGGTAAAACATTTGGCCTAAAGACAAATCTGAAAAGACACATGAAATGtcacacaggagaaaaaccattCAGCTGCTCATTCTGTGATAAAAGTTTCAATCGGAGAGAACACTTGATTGCTCACATGAGGTGTCATTCAGGAGAAAAACCTTTCAGCTGTTCTGTTTGTAACACAAGTTTTAGTCATGGCTGGTCTTTGGATAAGCACATGAGAGTCCACACCGGAGAGAAACCATTTTGTTGTTCATTTTGCAGTAAAAGCTTCAGGCAGCGCTCAGACTTGGTGGCACATTTTAGAATtcacacaggagaaaaaccttTTTCCTGCTCAGAGTGTAACACCAGCTTCACTCAGCGTCACACTTTGGTTCAGCACATGAGGATCCATACTGGGGTGAAACCTTTTGTTTGCTCAGTTTGCGGAAAGAGATTCTCACGAAAGGGACATCTAACAAGACACATGACGGCTCACACTGGGGAGAAACCATTCAACTGCGGTGTTTGTGACAAAGGATTCACATGGCAGTCACAGTTTAAAAGACATGAGTGTAgtggagagagcagcagcagtaaatga
- the LOC130184370 gene encoding zinc finger protein 599-like isoform X1, which yields MSEVHMLRAVVKQRLTAGGAAGERPYSALYDVQQLSKEEQQEWSSSLDQEDQEDPEPPHIKEEQEELWTSQEGEQLQGLEEADITKFTFTPVPVKSEDDDDDDDDDEEKAQSSQLHQSQTEENREAEPPASSSTEHMETEADGEDGGGPGPDRNSDPDRHLQPVSEDKTSDSSETDVSDNDWTKTRGPQSGLNSMKNIVHNTDKGSYICSECGKTFGLKTNLKRHMKCHTGEKPFSCSFCDKSFNRREHLIAHMRCHSGEKPFSCSVCNTSFSHGWSLDKHMRVHTGEKPFCCSFCSKSFRQRSDLVAHFRIHTGEKPFSCSECNTSFTQRHTLVQHMRIHTGVKPFVCSVCGKRFSRKGHLTRHMTAHTGEKPFNCGVCDKGFTWQSQFKRHECSGESSSSK from the exons ATGTCTGAAGTCCACATGCTGAGAGCTGTGGTGAAGCAGAGACTGACTGCGGGCGGAGCGGCGGGAGAGCGGCCGTACTCTGCGCTTTACG ACGTCCAGCAGCTGAGtaaagaggagcagcaggagtggagctccagtctggaccaggaggaccaggaggacccagaGCCCCCACACattaaagaggaacaggaggaactctggaccagtcaggagggagagcagcttcaAGGACTGGAGGAGGCTGATATCACCAAGTTCACATTCACTCCTGTCCCTGTGAagagtgaagatgatgatgatgatgatgatgatgatgaagagaaagCTCAGTCCTCACAGCTTCATCAGAGTCAGACTGAGGAGAATAGAGAGGCAGAGCCTCCAGCCAGCAGCTCAACTGAACACATGGAGACAGAAGCTGATGGAGAGGACGGTggaggaccaggaccagacagGAACTCAGATCCAGACAGACATTTACAACCTGTTAGTGAAGACAAAACTTCAGACTCTTCTGAGACTGATGTCAGTGACAATGATTGGACCAAGACCAGAGGACCTCAGTCTGGTTTAAACTCTATGAAGAATATTGTACATAATACTGACAAGGGATCATATATTTGCTCAGAGTGTGGTAAAACATTTGGCCTAAAGACAAATCTGAAAAGACACATGAAATGtcacacaggagaaaaaccattCAGCTGCTCATTCTGTGATAAAAGTTTCAATCGGAGAGAACACTTGATTGCTCACATGAGGTGTCATTCAGGAGAAAAACCTTTCAGCTGTTCTGTTTGTAACACAAGTTTTAGTCATGGCTGGTCTTTGGATAAGCACATGAGAGTCCACACCGGAGAGAAACCATTTTGTTGTTCATTTTGCAGTAAAAGCTTCAGGCAGCGCTCAGACTTGGTGGCACATTTTAGAATtcacacaggagaaaaaccttTTTCCTGCTCAGAGTGTAACACCAGCTTCACTCAGCGTCACACTTTGGTTCAGCACATGAGGATCCATACTGGGGTGAAACCTTTTGTTTGCTCAGTTTGCGGAAAGAGATTCTCACGAAAGGGACATCTAACAAGACACATGACGGCTCACACTGGGGAGAAACCATTCAACTGCGGTGTTTGTGACAAAGGATTCACATGGCAGTCACAGTTTAAAAGACATGAGTGTAgtggagagagcagcagcagtaaatga